The proteins below come from a single Mesorhizobium loti genomic window:
- a CDS encoding IS1595 family transposase: MPEILAALSNIRTVEEMIAAFRDEQHCRRLLESMVWPDGRICPACGYKRSIALAGRDTGKRRARPGLYQCSSGDCRFQFTVTTHTPLHSTKLPMRVWLKAMWLLLQSDKGLSSVRLAEALGVSQPTAWRMGHALRLMVARENMLVGTVEIDHFHLGGSPRKRPDDPPPGRGRKGQANTDKTPVMAMVQRPTDVTPGAPSGDARAAVVTSLSARASERVTEAQIELGAHLMSDEWKAFMAIGESFAKHETVKHSSGEYVRDAVHVNSVEGFNSRVRRNIAGVFHHISPQHADLYFHEIGFRWSQRVVTGNVIRKTRHGRESVRTLWSRVPPALQLTNVFRTATGRQMRRSPYGGITIKSAVAVFG; encoded by the coding sequence ATGCCTGAAATACTTGCAGCGCTTTCCAACATTCGGACTGTTGAAGAAATGATCGCGGCCTTCCGGGATGAGCAGCATTGCCGTCGGTTGCTGGAAAGCATGGTGTGGCCGGATGGCCGGATCTGCCCCGCCTGCGGATACAAACGTTCGATCGCGCTTGCCGGTCGCGATACCGGCAAGCGTCGCGCCCGACCGGGCCTTTATCAATGTTCCAGCGGCGATTGCCGGTTCCAGTTCACGGTGACGACACACACGCCTCTGCACTCCACGAAGCTTCCCATGCGTGTTTGGCTGAAGGCAATGTGGCTGTTACTGCAATCCGACAAGGGCTTGTCGTCGGTGCGCCTGGCCGAGGCGCTCGGGGTGAGCCAGCCAACGGCCTGGCGGATGGGACATGCACTGCGTCTCATGGTGGCGCGGGAGAACATGCTCGTCGGCACGGTTGAGATCGACCATTTCCATCTCGGGGGAAGTCCCCGAAAGCGGCCGGATGACCCACCTCCGGGACGGGGCCGGAAAGGCCAGGCGAATACGGACAAAACGCCAGTCATGGCGATGGTGCAGCGGCCGACCGACGTCACGCCCGGCGCTCCGTCCGGTGACGCGCGTGCCGCGGTCGTGACCAGTCTCTCGGCGCGAGCAAGCGAACGCGTCACTGAAGCGCAGATCGAATTGGGAGCTCATTTGATGAGCGACGAGTGGAAGGCATTCATGGCCATTGGTGAGAGCTTTGCCAAGCACGAGACCGTGAAGCATTCCAGCGGTGAGTATGTCCGGGACGCCGTCCACGTCAATTCGGTCGAAGGTTTCAACTCCCGCGTCCGCCGTAACATCGCCGGCGTCTTTCATCATATCAGCCCGCAGCATGCCGACCTGTATTTCCACGAGATCGGCTTCCGATGGTCGCAGCGCGTCGTCACAGGAAACGTCATTCGCAAAACCCGGCATGGCCGGGAGAGCGTGCGAACCTTGTGGTCGCGCGTGCCGCCTGCGCTGCAATTGACGAATGTTTTTCGCACCGCCACGGGTCGTCAGATGCGCCGAAGCCCGTATGGCGGCATCACTATCAAATCAGCCGTAGCTGTCTTTGGTTGA